The following is a genomic window from Lysinibacillus sp. JNUCC-52.
GATGCCCAACATCAATTGTTAGTCCCTTCCTTCCGAGAAATGCATATTCATATTGATAAAACGTATTTTGGTGGGGAATGGCAAGCACCAAGACCCATTACAAAAGGAATATTAACACGCATTGAGGAAGAACAGACGCTATTACCGAAGCAATTACCAACGGCTGCTTATCGTGCTGAGGAAATGGTGAAATGGCTTATTGCTCAAGGGCATACACATATTCGTTCCCATTGTAATGTCGATCCACAAATTGGCACAAAGCATATTGAAATTACAAAGCAAGTGTTAGAGAAATATAAGGAACAAATTACGTATGATATTGTGGCCTTCCCGCAGCATGGTCTTCTTCGTTCAAATGTAGAAGGATTAATCCGAGAGGCAATGACAATGGGGGCAACATTAGTTGGCGGTGTTGATCCATCGATAGTGGATCGCAATATCGAAAAATCACTCCAAACAACAATGCAAATAGCTCAAGATTATAACACAGGGATAGATATTCATATTCATACTGCCAATACATTGGGCGAATTTGAGTTTTATAAATTGATTGATTTAACAAAGCAAGCCAAAAAAGAGGGACAAGTGACAATTAGTCATGCTATGGCACTCGCAGATTTAGCGCAGCCGCAATTAGAAAATCTAGTACATGCAATGGCTTCTGTGCAAATGGATGTGACAACTACAGTACCGATTGGGATTAATCGTTCTACAATACCGATCCCTTATTTATATGAAAAAGGGGTGAAGGTATCAGTTGGGCATGATAGTTTAACAGATCATTGGTCCCCATATGGTACAGGCAATACTATTACAAAATTAAATGTGATGGCTGAAAGATTCCGTTTTATGGATGAATATTCTTTAAGCCGTGCATGGAAATATGCTTCTGGCGGTATCACTCCTTTGAATGATGAGGGGGAGCGTGTATGGCCAAAGGCTGGTGATGTTGCGAATATGTTGCTAGTAGATGGCGTTAGTACGGCACATGTTGTAGCTAGAAGATGTCCAATCTCTACTGTCATTTCGCAAGGTAAAATAATTCACCAGCAGGAAGTTGGAGAGTTGAAAGGAGAATACAGATGAAGCAGTGGCTTACAAACGTTCTACTTGAAACAGGCGAGTATATAAAAGATAATGATACAGTTGGTACAAAGGTCGA
Proteins encoded in this region:
- a CDS encoding amidohydrolase family protein — encoded protein: MSTLLLKNVRLEEAFEHDNEHIVATRTAIYDVLIEDGQVKKVDKNIVVSEDVEVLDAQHQLLVPSFREMHIHIDKTYFGGEWQAPRPITKGILTRIEEEQTLLPKQLPTAAYRAEEMVKWLIAQGHTHIRSHCNVDPQIGTKHIEITKQVLEKYKEQITYDIVAFPQHGLLRSNVEGLIREAMTMGATLVGGVDPSIVDRNIEKSLQTTMQIAQDYNTGIDIHIHTANTLGEFEFYKLIDLTKQAKKEGQVTISHAMALADLAQPQLENLVHAMASVQMDVTTTVPIGINRSTIPIPYLYEKGVKVSVGHDSLTDHWSPYGTGNTITKLNVMAERFRFMDEYSLSRAWKYASGGITPLNDEGERVWPKAGDVANMLLVDGVSTAHVVARRCPISTVISQGKIIHQQEVGELKGEYR